TGCTTTCCATTGAACGTCTGAAGCACACTGCCGAAGTGACCGTCCGTGTCCCCGGCAAAGATATTCATTGCGCATCTTCAGACGAGAACTTGTATGCCGCGATTGATCTGCTGGCCGATAAGATTGACCGACAGATCCTGAAATACAAGGAAAAGGCAAACAGCCATGCGCATGAGCCCGCCAAGCGGCTCGAAGTTCCGGCTGCCTGATCACGCCGAACTGGTACAGCAGGCATAGCCCTGCCAACAAACCCCGTACTTTTCATAAGTTCGGGGTTTTGTGTTTCAGGGCGTATCTGTCCGCCTGTTGTTAGCCATCCAAAAAATGTTTAGCTAAAAAACATTCCCCCCTATAATGGCCGTCATGAATCTCTTGTCGCGTATATTGCCTTTGTCCAACGTGGTTCTAGATCTTGCTGTCACCAGCAAGAAGCGCGCTTTTGAACAAGCCGGACTAATATTCGAGAACCATCACGGCATTGCCCGGACAGCCGTTTTCCATAGCCTGATCGCTCGCGAGCGCCTGGGCTCCACCGCTCTTGGTCACGACGTTGCTGTGCCGCACGGTCGGATCAAGGACCTCAAGGAGCCTTGTGCCGTTTTCATGCGTCTGGCCGAGCCGGTGCGTTTCGATCCCAGCGATGGCCGTACCGCCAGCCTGCTGTTCTTTCTGCTGGTTCCCGAGACGGCCACTCAAATCCACCTGGACTTGCTGGCCGAGATCGCCCGCCTGATGGCCGATCAGGATATCCGTCAGGCACTGGCACAGGAAAC
This genomic interval from Alcaligenes ammonioxydans contains the following:
- the hpf gene encoding ribosome hibernation-promoting factor, HPF/YfiA family, coding for MSLNITGRNLDITPAIRDYVKSKIGRIEKHFDNVVDSQVMLSIERLKHTAEVTVRVPGKDIHCASSDENLYAAIDLLADKIDRQILKYKEKANSHAHEPAKRLEVPAA
- a CDS encoding PTS sugar transporter subunit IIA codes for the protein MNLLSRILPLSNVVLDLAVTSKKRAFEQAGLIFENHHGIARTAVFHSLIARERLGSTALGHDVAVPHGRIKDLKEPCAVFMRLAEPVRFDPSDGRTASLLFFLLVPETATQIHLDLLAEIARLMADQDIRQALAQETDPVQIHQLLTQTPDLNAEHSDADSSRTGQ